In Macrobrachium rosenbergii isolate ZJJX-2024 chromosome 6, ASM4041242v1, whole genome shotgun sequence, a genomic segment contains:
- the LOC136839441 gene encoding uncharacterized protein produces MVPMDCARLALCLLCVVSHQALGGKILFPGAEVTHTPTDTDIAEPTQEIGESSDTGRAFPDGKTPDVPHVAETDALTPESRGLWESDLFFLQKLTGLFSGGEERTKPPARQGGLRPEPLPPQLVFNKNRRQGIHINRQVPSRKPASPKPQNTPYFQSPFQRPPRDQSIPKDAVASSTNNNLIHLPPPPPPPPSTVVTVPRVQPANNFPYKYVTPSGTSLQSPSNYLQPPSIAAPSRIDIPPQNFNIKPTPGKLVKTKKPLTFGQPDLVGAFSNNPRPQVSLPAKPVHQPVQHPQNRLPVHKSSSKPKPTDVIQLPHPRPAPKPQKQHPRPPPQPQRIDVHAAKPTAIQKKPTHLNFNPSPQEGSMLADAFQPVFVASPNMDDLGNDIMKPMHIASARSLPTTTTKPLPVFQDFFEDF; encoded by the coding sequence GCACTTGGAGGGAAAATTTTGTTCCCTGGAGCGGAAGTTACACATACCCCTACGGACACTGACATAGCAGAGCCTACCCAAGAAATTGGTGAGTCGTCAGACACGGGTAGGGCCTTTCCAGATGGCAAAACACCGGATGTACCTCACGTCGCTGAAACAGATGCCTTGACACCTGAGTCTCGTGGTTTATGGGAGAGTGACCTCTTCTTCTTACAGAAATTAACCGGACTGTTTAGCGGCGGTGAGGAACGAACCAAGCCACCAGCTCGTCAAGGAGGCTTAAGACCAGAACCTCTTCCCCCTCAGCTTGTCTTTAACAAAAATCGACGTCAAGGAATACATATCAATCGACAAGTTCCAAGTCGCAAGCCTGCTAGTCCTAAGCCACAGAATACTCCATATTTTCAATCTCCTTTCCAAAGGCCTCCACGCGATCAGTCTATACCAAAAGACGCAGTGGCTTCATCCACAAATAACAATTTAATCCATTtaccccctccacctcctccccctccatccACAGTTGTTACTGTGCCACGGGTTCAGCCAGCAAACAATTTTCCCTATAAATATGTTACACCAAGTGGAACATCACTTCAGTCTCCAAGCAACTATTTGCAGCCTCCTTCTATAGCAGCACCGTCCAGAATAGATATTCCACCTCAGAATTTCAATATTAAGCCAACCCCTGGTAAACTAGTTAAGACAAAAAAGCCTTTGACCTTTGGGCAGCCAGATTTGGTTGGTGCTTTCAGTAATAATCCCAGGCCTCAAGTTAGTCTACCTGCAAAACCAGTCCATCAACCAGTGCAGCACCCCCAGAATCGTCTACCAGTACACAAATCATCTTCTAAACCCAAACCGACAGACGTTATTCAGCTGCCACATCCAAGACCAGCACCCAAACCTCAAAAGCAACACCCTAGGCCACCCCCACAGCCGCAGCGAATTGACGTGCATGCTGCAAAACCCACAGCTATACAGAAGAAACCAACGCACCTTAATTTCAACCCTAGCCCGCAAGAGGGCAGCATGTTAGCAGACGCTTTTCAGCCAGTATTCGTCGCCTCTCCCAACATGGATGACTTGGGCAATGACATTATGAAACCAATGCACATTGCTTCCGCTCGTTCGTTACCAACGACTACCACAAAACCACTGCCAGTCTTTCAGGATTTCTTCGAAGATTTCTAG